Proteins encoded together in one Bacteroides zoogleoformans window:
- a CDS encoding AMP-binding protein gives MLYERTLGQWLEHWAETTPDKEYIVYSDRNLRFTWSRFNRRVDDMAKGLIAIGVQRGTHVGIWAANIPDWLTLLYACAKIGAVYVTVNTNYKQSELEYLCQNSDMHTLCIVNGEKDSDFLQMTYTMLPELKTCERGHLKSERFPHMKHVVYVGQEKHRGMYNTSELLVLGENVEDDQLNELKSQVTPHDVVNMQYTSGTTGFPKGVMLTHYNITNNGYLTGEHMKFTADDRLCVCVPLFHCFGVVLATMNCLTHGCMQVMVERFDPLIVLASIHKERCTALYGVPTMFIAELHHPMFDMFDMSSLRTGIMAGALCPIELMKQVEEKMFMKVTSVYGLTEASPGMTATRIDDSFEVRRNTVGREFEHTEVRVIDPETGRECPPGVQGEMCNRGYNTMKGYYKNPEATAEVIDKNGFLHSGDLGVKDENGNYRITGRIKDMIIRGGENIYPREIEEFLYQLKGIKDVQVAGVPSKKYGEAVGAFIILREGADLHESDVRDFCIGKISRYKIPKYIFFVKEFPMTGSGKIQKFKLKELGLRLCREQGITII, from the coding sequence ATGTTATACGAACGTACGCTCGGCCAATGGCTGGAGCATTGGGCAGAGACTACGCCCGACAAAGAATATATTGTTTATTCCGACCGTAACCTGCGTTTTACGTGGAGCCGCTTCAACCGCCGTGTGGACGACATGGCCAAAGGGCTTATCGCCATCGGCGTGCAGCGGGGAACGCATGTGGGCATTTGGGCCGCCAATATCCCGGATTGGCTGACATTGCTTTACGCTTGCGCCAAGATAGGAGCTGTCTATGTGACGGTGAATACCAATTACAAACAATCGGAATTGGAGTATTTGTGTCAAAACTCGGACATGCACACCCTTTGCATCGTCAACGGCGAAAAGGACAGCGACTTTTTGCAGATGACCTACACCATGCTGCCCGAACTGAAGACCTGCGAGCGCGGTCACTTGAAGAGCGAACGCTTTCCGCACATGAAGCACGTGGTCTACGTGGGACAGGAGAAGCATCGAGGCATGTACAACACTTCCGAACTGCTGGTCTTGGGCGAAAACGTAGAGGATGACCAGCTGAATGAGCTGAAGAGCCAAGTGACTCCGCACGACGTGGTGAACATGCAATACACGTCGGGTACCACCGGCTTTCCAAAAGGCGTCATGCTGACGCACTACAACATCACCAACAACGGCTATCTGACAGGCGAGCACATGAAATTCACCGCCGATGACAGACTGTGTGTCTGTGTGCCGTTATTCCACTGTTTTGGCGTGGTTCTTGCCACCATGAATTGTCTGACGCACGGCTGCATGCAGGTGATGGTGGAGCGCTTCGACCCGCTGATTGTGCTTGCCTCCATCCATAAGGAACGTTGCACGGCGCTCTATGGCGTGCCCACCATGTTCATTGCCGAACTGCACCACCCGATGTTCGACATGTTCGACATGAGCAGTCTGCGCACCGGCATCATGGCCGGGGCCCTCTGCCCGATAGAACTGATGAAGCAGGTGGAGGAGAAGATGTTTATGAAAGTGACCAGCGTTTACGGACTGACGGAAGCCTCTCCCGGCATGACCGCCACACGCATAGACGATTCGTTCGAGGTGCGCCGCAACACTGTGGGAAGAGAATTTGAACATACCGAGGTGAGGGTCATCGACCCCGAAACGGGGCGGGAGTGTCCCCCGGGCGTGCAAGGCGAGATGTGCAACCGTGGCTACAACACCATGAAGGGTTACTATAAGAATCCCGAAGCCACGGCCGAGGTGATAGACAAGAACGGTTTCCTGCACTCCGGCGATTTGGGCGTCAAGGACGAGAACGGCAACTATCGCATTACCGGACGCATCAAAGACATGATTATCCGTGGAGGAGAGAACATCTATCCGCGCGAGATAGAGGAGTTTCTCTATCAGCTTAAAGGCATAAAGGATGTGCAGGTGGCAGGCGTCCCGTCGAAGAAATACGGTGAAGCTGTGGGAGCTTTCATCATCCTGCGCGAAGGGGCAGACCTGCACGAGTCGGACGTGCGCGACTTCTGCATCGGCAAGATATCACGCTACAAGATACCGAAATACATCTTCTTTGTCAAAGAGTTCCCCATGACGGGAAGCGGCAAGATTCAGAAGTTCAAACTGAAAGAGTTGGGATTACGGCTTTGCCGGGAACAGGGAATCACGATTATTTGA
- a CDS encoding efflux RND transporter periplasmic adaptor subunit, with amino-acid sequence MLEAQFPVPKEMPIIRSGYSATGNIVIKDKKNVLSIEDRHIVYQNDSTFLYVLDSIKQEKIKKQIFIGISDGEFTEIQKGVVSHERIITNP; translated from the coding sequence ATGCTTGAAGCGCAATTTCCCGTGCCGAAAGAAATGCCTATAATCAGATCCGGCTATTCGGCTACGGGTAATATCGTTATTAAAGACAAAAAGAATGTACTTTCTATTGAAGATAGACACATCGTATACCAAAACGATTCTACTTTCTTGTATGTATTGGACAGTATAAAGCAGGAAAAAATAAAAAAGCAGATCTTTATCGGTATATCTGACGGCGAATTCACGGAAATTCAAAAAGGAGTAGTTTCTCATGAACGGATTATAACAAATCCTTGA
- a CDS encoding ISAon1 family transposase N-terminal region protein, whose amino-acid sequence MLIIRRTHVTLIEISLDEIYPASYRCDAGIESKGFLEPTTITNFPIRDHKLLLHIRRHRWLNRKDGMRLCRPLSLVAEGTNYSKEFAAFYLVQQCRLC is encoded by the coding sequence ATACTTATAATTCGTCGAACTCACGTTACATTAATAGAGATAAGTCTGGATGAGATTTATCCTGCTTCTTATAGGTGCGACGCTGGTATCGAGAGTAAGGGATTCCTGGAGCCTACCACGATAACAAATTTCCCTATCCGTGACCATAAGCTTTTACTTCACATACGTCGTCACCGATGGCTTAATCGCAAGGATGGCATGCGTCTCTGTCGTCCTTTAAGTCTTGTCGCTGAGGGAACGAACTACTCCAAGGAGTTTGCGGCATTTTATCTTGTTCAACAGTGTAGACTTTGCTGA
- a CDS encoding ATP-binding protein: MKENTFNYRKRIADTLLEEKLEAMGAVLIEGPKACGKTTTAEQQAKSILYMDDPENIQQNLQLAETNIKRLLQGETPRLIDEWQIAPQIWDAVRFEADHRKDDGLFMLTGSAVPADKSKIRHTGAGRFAWLTMRPMTLWESGESSGDVSIRNLFAEPDKVDGVSTLKMEDIAYIICRGGWPKSLTKKNQKASLRQVTKYFEAITRSDISRVDGVERDEFRAKRLMRSYARLQGAMASIPTIIEDMKTNEPENMSDETVSSYIKALKKIFVIEDMPAWNPNLRSKTSIRTSDTRYFVDPSLAIAALGIGPDDLLNDLNTLGLFFETLCVRDLRVYAEANDGDVFHYRDKSGLECDTVVHLKNGSYGLIEIKLGGDTLIEEGAANLNTLAEKIDTTKMKKPSFKMVLTAVGQYAYIRTDGVIIVPIGCLKD, from the coding sequence ATGAAGGAAAATACTTTCAATTATCGGAAGAGAATTGCAGACACTCTTTTAGAAGAGAAATTAGAAGCAATGGGGGCGGTTCTTATAGAAGGACCTAAAGCTTGCGGCAAAACAACTACTGCCGAACAGCAAGCTAAGAGCATCCTGTATATGGATGACCCTGAGAATATACAGCAAAACCTCCAGTTGGCAGAAACCAACATCAAACGACTGCTCCAAGGTGAGACACCGAGGCTTATTGATGAATGGCAGATAGCCCCTCAAATATGGGATGCGGTACGTTTTGAAGCAGACCACAGAAAGGATGATGGTTTATTCATGCTTACAGGCTCTGCCGTTCCTGCAGATAAATCAAAAATTCGCCATACTGGTGCCGGGCGTTTCGCATGGCTTACGATGCGCCCCATGACACTGTGGGAATCGGGAGAATCTTCTGGGGATGTAAGTATCAGAAATCTTTTTGCCGAACCAGATAAGGTGGATGGTGTAAGTACGCTGAAGATGGAAGACATTGCTTATATTATTTGTCGAGGTGGATGGCCTAAATCTCTGACCAAGAAAAATCAGAAGGCATCACTTCGTCAAGTCACAAAGTATTTTGAAGCCATAACACGCTCAGACATTTCAAGAGTTGACGGAGTTGAGAGAGATGAGTTTCGCGCCAAGAGGCTTATGCGTTCATATGCACGATTGCAAGGAGCGATGGCCAGCATACCCACTATCATAGAGGATATGAAAACGAATGAGCCAGAAAACATGAGCGACGAAACGGTCTCGTCATATATCAAGGCTTTGAAAAAGATTTTCGTGATAGAGGATATGCCAGCCTGGAATCCGAATCTGCGTTCAAAAACATCCATACGAACGAGCGACACACGCTATTTTGTCGACCCATCTTTGGCTATTGCAGCTTTAGGTATAGGACCGGATGACTTGCTAAACGATTTGAACACTTTGGGATTGTTTTTTGAAACCCTCTGTGTGCGAGATCTTCGTGTGTATGCAGAAGCCAATGATGGAGACGTATTCCATTATAGAGACAAGAGTGGCCTTGAATGTGACACCGTTGTACATCTGAAAAATGGTAGCTATGGTCTCATTGAGATAAAATTGGGCGGCGATACGCTTATTGAGGAGGGTGCAGCGAACTTGAACACGTTGGCAGAAAAGATAGACACCACAAAGATGAAGAAACCGTCATTTAAAATGGTTTTAACTGCTGTAGGACAATATGCGTACATAAGAACAGACGGTGTAATCATTGTTCCTATTGGTTGCTTGAAAGACTAA
- a CDS encoding 5'-methylthioadenosine/adenosylhomocysteine nucleosidase → MKIGIISAMDSEHRQLADRLQDKKDAGDARFKYITGRIGQNEVVLTQSGIGKVNAAVGATELIRRFGPDCVISTGVAGGIDPCLKVTDVVVSNRTVYHDVWCGDGNAYGQIQGLPLFFESNALLLQYALNLNDAGLESRIHGGLICTGDQFITEQSGLAAVRAHFPEGMAVDMESAAIAQTCHLYQTPFLSFRIISDTPGSKDQFLQYLDFWDTMAERSFHTTWAFLSSLPDTLAY, encoded by the coding sequence ATGAAAATCGGAATAATCAGCGCAATGGATAGTGAGCATCGGCAGTTGGCCGATCGCTTGCAGGACAAGAAAGATGCGGGCGACGCACGCTTCAAGTATATAACCGGACGCATCGGACAGAACGAGGTGGTGTTGACACAAAGCGGTATAGGCAAAGTGAATGCCGCCGTCGGCGCCACGGAGCTTATCCGGCGCTTTGGTCCCGATTGTGTCATCAGCACGGGAGTAGCAGGCGGCATAGACCCTTGCCTGAAGGTGACGGACGTGGTGGTGAGCAACCGCACGGTGTATCACGACGTATGGTGCGGCGATGGTAATGCATACGGACAGATACAAGGCCTTCCGCTCTTTTTCGAATCGAACGCTTTGTTGCTGCAATATGCGCTGAACTTGAACGATGCAGGACTGGAAAGCCGTATTCATGGCGGCCTCATCTGCACGGGCGACCAATTCATCACCGAACAGTCAGGTCTGGCCGCTGTGCGTGCTCATTTCCCCGAAGGCATGGCGGTAGATATGGAATCGGCTGCCATAGCGCAGACCTGCCACCTCTATCAGACCCCTTTCCTAAGCTTCCGCATCATCAGCGACACGCCCGGAAGCAAAGACCAGTTTTTACAATACCTCGATTTTTGGGATACAATGGCCGAACGCTCTTTCCACACCACATGGGCGTTCTTATCCTCACTGCCCGATACGCTTGCTTACTAA
- the carB gene encoding carbamoyl-phosphate synthase (glutamine-hydrolyzing) large subunit: MEKNLKKVLVLGSGALKIGQAGEFDYSGSQALKALREEGVASVLVNPNIATIQTSEGIADKVYFLPVTPYFVEEIIKKERPDGILLAFGGQTALNCGTELYLNGVLEKYGVRVLGTSVEAIMYTEDRDLFVKKLDEIPMKTPQSRAVESMADALKAAREIGYPVMVRSAYALGGLGSGICPDEEAFVKLAESSFTFSKQILVEESLKGWKEIEFEVIRDANDHCFTVASMENFDPLGIHTGESIVVAPTCSLTDEQVKMLQELSTKCIRHLGIVGECNIQYAFNAETNDYRVIEVNARLSRSSALASKATGYPLAFVAAKIALGYTLDQIGEMGTPNSAYAAPQLDYLICKIPRWDLTKFVGVSREIGSSMKSVGEIMSIGRSFEEIIQKGLRMIGQGMHGFVGNEGLEFGDLDYELSHPTDLRIFAIAAALEKGYTIDRIFELTKIDPWFLGKLKNIVDYKQKLSQYNKVEDIPANVLRGAKVLGFSDFQIARFVLNPQGNMEKENLAVRARRKELGILPAVKRINTVASEQPELTNYLYMTYAVQGYDVNYYKNEKSVVVLGSGAYRIGSSVEFDWCSVNAVQTARKLGYKSIMINYNPETVSTDYDMCDRLYFDELSFERVLDVIDLEQPRGVIVSVGGQIPNNLAMKLHRQSVPILGTSPVSIDRAENRNKFSAMLDQLGIDQPAWQELTSLEDVKGFVEKVGYPVLVRPSYVLSGAAMNVCYDEEELENFLKMAAEVSKEYPVVVSQFLQNTKEIEFDAVAQNGEVVEYAISEHVEFAGVHSGDATLVFPAQKIYFATARRIKKISRQIAKELNISGPFNIQFLARNNEVKVIECNLRASRSFPFVSKVLKRNFIETATRIMLDAPYTRPDKSAFDIDRIGVKASQFSFSRLHKADPVLGVDMSSTGEVGCIGDDFSEALLNAMIATGFTIPRKSVMFSSGAMKSKVDLLDASRMLYAKGYKIYATAGTAAFLNAHGVVTEAVYWPDERPEAENNVMKMIADHAFDLIVNIPKNHTKRELTNGYKIRRGAIDHNIPLITNARLASAFIEAFCEMKIEDIQIKSWQEYQ; this comes from the coding sequence ATGGAAAAGAATTTAAAGAAAGTGCTCGTCTTGGGATCTGGTGCACTCAAGATTGGTCAGGCCGGAGAGTTTGATTATTCCGGATCACAGGCCTTGAAGGCATTGCGCGAAGAAGGTGTAGCTTCTGTTTTGGTGAATCCCAACATTGCCACCATTCAAACATCGGAAGGTATTGCGGACAAAGTGTATTTTTTGCCGGTAACTCCTTACTTCGTGGAGGAAATCATCAAGAAAGAACGTCCCGATGGCATTCTGCTGGCGTTTGGCGGGCAGACAGCTTTGAATTGCGGTACAGAACTGTATCTGAATGGTGTGCTCGAGAAATACGGTGTGCGTGTGCTGGGCACTTCGGTAGAAGCCATTATGTACACTGAAGACCGTGACCTCTTTGTGAAGAAGCTTGACGAGATTCCGATGAAGACACCCCAAAGCCGTGCGGTGGAAAGCATGGCAGACGCATTGAAGGCGGCCCGTGAAATCGGCTATCCGGTGATGGTGCGTTCGGCTTATGCTCTGGGCGGTTTGGGTAGCGGCATCTGTCCGGACGAGGAAGCTTTCGTGAAGCTGGCCGAAAGTTCTTTTACCTTCTCTAAGCAAATTCTGGTAGAAGAGTCGCTGAAAGGTTGGAAAGAAATAGAGTTCGAGGTTATCCGCGACGCGAACGACCACTGTTTCACGGTGGCAAGCATGGAGAACTTCGACCCGTTGGGCATTCATACGGGTGAGTCTATCGTGGTGGCTCCCACTTGTTCGCTGACCGATGAGCAGGTGAAGATGTTGCAGGAACTCTCCACGAAATGTATCCGTCATCTGGGCATCGTGGGCGAGTGCAACATTCAGTATGCGTTCAATGCCGAGACGAACGACTATCGCGTCATCGAGGTGAATGCCCGTCTGTCCCGTTCTTCGGCATTGGCATCGAAAGCCACCGGTTATCCGCTGGCGTTTGTGGCTGCCAAGATTGCGTTGGGCTACACGCTAGACCAAATCGGCGAGATGGGAACTCCCAATTCGGCTTATGCCGCTCCGCAGCTGGATTACTTGATTTGCAAGATTCCCCGTTGGGACTTGACCAAGTTCGTAGGTGTGAGCCGTGAAATCGGTTCAAGCATGAAGTCCGTGGGCGAAATCATGTCCATCGGACGCTCTTTCGAGGAAATCATACAGAAAGGCCTGCGCATGATCGGTCAGGGCATGCACGGCTTTGTGGGCAACGAAGGGCTGGAGTTCGGTGATTTGGACTATGAATTGTCGCATCCCACAGACCTGCGTATCTTTGCCATTGCCGCAGCTTTGGAGAAGGGCTATACCATCGACCGCATCTTCGAACTGACGAAAATCGACCCGTGGTTTCTCGGTAAGCTGAAGAACATCGTAGACTACAAGCAGAAGCTCTCCCAATATAATAAGGTTGAAGATATTCCGGCCAATGTGCTGCGCGGTGCAAAGGTGCTGGGCTTCTCCGACTTCCAGATTGCACGCTTTGTGCTCAATCCGCAGGGAAACATGGAGAAGGAGAACCTTGCCGTGCGTGCCCGCCGTAAGGAACTGGGCATCCTGCCTGCCGTGAAGCGCATCAATACGGTGGCTTCCGAACAGCCCGAACTGACGAACTACCTCTACATGACGTATGCCGTTCAGGGCTACGACGTGAATTATTATAAGAACGAGAAGTCGGTAGTGGTGCTTGGTTCCGGTGCATACCGCATCGGCTCGTCCGTAGAGTTCGACTGGTGCTCGGTGAATGCCGTGCAGACAGCCCGTAAACTGGGTTACAAGTCCATCATGATTAACTATAACCCCGAAACCGTTTCCACGGACTACGACATGTGCGACCGCCTGTACTTCGACGAACTCTCCTTTGAGCGTGTGCTCGACGTAATCGACCTCGAGCAGCCGCGCGGAGTCATCGTGTCGGTAGGCGGACAGATTCCGAACAATCTGGCCATGAAACTCCATCGCCAGTCCGTTCCTATTTTGGGCACATCGCCGGTATCCATCGACCGTGCCGAAAACCGTAACAAGTTCTCGGCCATGCTCGACCAGTTGGGCATCGACCAACCCGCTTGGCAGGAACTCACCAGTTTGGAAGACGTGAAGGGATTTGTGGAGAAAGTGGGCTATCCGGTGCTGGTGCGTCCCTCGTACGTGCTTTCGGGTGCGGCAATGAATGTGTGCTACGATGAAGAAGAGTTGGAGAACTTCCTGAAGATGGCGGCCGAGGTGTCGAAGGAATATCCGGTTGTCGTATCGCAGTTCTTGCAGAATACCAAAGAGATAGAGTTCGACGCGGTGGCTCAGAACGGCGAAGTGGTGGAATACGCCATTTCCGAACACGTGGAGTTTGCCGGTGTGCATTCGGGCGACGCCACGCTGGTGTTCCCCGCACAGAAGATTTACTTTGCAACGGCACGCCGCATCAAGAAAATCAGTCGTCAGATTGCGAAGGAACTCAACATCTCCGGGCCTTTCAACATACAGTTTCTTGCGCGCAACAACGAGGTGAAGGTGATTGAGTGCAACCTGCGTGCTTCGCGCAGCTTCCCGTTCGTGTCCAAAGTGCTGAAACGTAACTTCATAGAGACAGCTACCCGTATCATGCTGGATGCTCCTTATACCCGTCCTGACAAATCAGCATTCGACATTGACCGTATCGGCGTAAAGGCTTCGCAATTCTCTTTCTCCCGCCTCCACAAGGCCGACCCGGTATTGGGCGTGGATATGTCGTCTACCGGTGAGGTGGGCTGCATCGGCGACGACTTCTCCGAGGCATTGCTCAATGCGATGATAGCTACCGGCTTTACCATTCCCCGGAAGAGTGTGATGTTCTCGTCCGGTGCTATGAAGTCGAAAGTGGATTTGCTGGACGCAAGCCGTATGCTCTATGCCAAGGGGTATAAGATTTATGCCACAGCAGGAACGGCTGCTTTCCTCAATGCACACGGTGTGGTGACGGAAGCAGTTTATTGGCCCGATGAGCGCCCTGAAGCTGAAAACAACGTGATGAAGATGATTGCCGACCATGCGTTCGACCTGATTGTCAATATCCCGAAGAACCATACGAAACGCGAATTAACCAATGGCTACAAGATTCGTCGCGGTGCCATCGATCATAATATCCCGTTGATTACGAATGCCCGTCTGGCAAGTGCTTTCATCGAAGCTTTCTGCGAGATGAAGATCGAAGACATTCAAATCAAGAGCTGGCAGGAATATCAATAA
- a CDS encoding YfhO family protein yields MKKILPDLIAILAFALLSFAYFFPADIENRILFQHDTAAGAGAGQEVKEYYEQTGERSRWTNSLFGGMPMYQIAPSYDSTKPLQWVQKGYQLFLPEYVCLTFMLMLGFYILLRAFGIPVWLAGLGGIIWAFSSYFFILISAGHIWKFITLAYVPPTMAGIVLAYRGRLLTGGIVTALFVALQVTSNHIQMSYYFFFVILFFVGAYLEDAWRNKTLPQFFKASAVLIVAALIGVAANLSNLYHTYAYSKETMRGKSELVQTGETAKQTSGGLDRDYITGWSYGIGETLTLLVPNFKGGASVPLSQSETAMQKANPMYGNLYNSLTQYFGDQPMTSGPVYVGAFVLFLFILGCFIVKGPLKWALIGATLFSILLAWGKNFMPLTDFFIDHVPMYNKFRAVSSILVIAEFTIPLLAIFALKRILDKPEILKLNRKALGISVALTAGIALLLAVAPGSFSSGYVSVQEAQMLQNAVDRNMIPADALSGILANLGEMRAALVSSDALRSFIIIAIGCGLLWLYVAGKMRSSLIVAGIALLCLCDMWSVNKRYLHDEQFVSRSVQTETFKKTKADELILQDDAPDYRVLNFASNTFNENNTSYWHKSVGGYHAAKLRRYQEMIEHHISPEMQAAYSAIASAGGKMDSVDADKFRVLNMLNTKYFILPAGQQGQTVPILNPYAYGNAWFVNKVQYVNNANEEIDALNHILPAETAVVDARFKETLKGVTESYRDSLSTIELMNYAPNRLTYKSYNSKDGVVVFSEIYYPDGWHVTIDGQPVEQARADYILRTMYVPAGEHTIEMYFDPVSLHVTESIAYAALALLIIGVMVVIVRAKNLKKL; encoded by the coding sequence ATGAAGAAGATTCTACCCGATTTGATTGCCATTCTGGCATTCGCCCTGCTTTCTTTCGCTTACTTTTTTCCGGCGGATATAGAGAACCGCATCTTGTTTCAGCATGACACGGCAGCCGGTGCAGGCGCCGGACAAGAAGTAAAAGAGTACTACGAACAGACGGGTGAACGTAGCCGCTGGACCAACTCCCTGTTTGGCGGAATGCCCATGTATCAGATAGCCCCCTCGTATGATTCTACCAAACCGTTGCAGTGGGTGCAAAAGGGTTATCAACTCTTCTTGCCCGAATACGTGTGTCTTACATTTATGCTGATGCTTGGTTTCTATATCTTGCTTCGTGCTTTCGGCATACCGGTATGGCTGGCGGGATTGGGAGGAATCATTTGGGCCTTCTCGTCCTATTTCTTCATTCTGATTTCTGCGGGACACATCTGGAAGTTTATCACATTGGCATATGTTCCGCCCACGATGGCGGGCATCGTTCTTGCCTATCGGGGCAGGCTGTTGACGGGAGGCATCGTCACTGCCTTGTTTGTTGCTCTGCAAGTGACTTCCAACCATATACAGATGTCCTACTATTTCTTTTTCGTCATTTTGTTCTTTGTAGGCGCTTATTTGGAGGATGCGTGGCGCAACAAGACGTTGCCTCAATTCTTTAAAGCAAGCGCCGTACTGATAGTGGCTGCCCTTATCGGTGTAGCCGCCAATTTGTCGAACCTTTATCACACATACGCTTATAGTAAGGAGACCATGCGTGGTAAAAGTGAGTTGGTGCAAACCGGAGAAACTGCCAAACAAACCAGCGGCGGGCTGGATAGGGATTATATCACCGGATGGAGCTACGGCATCGGCGAAACCCTGACCCTGCTTGTACCCAACTTCAAGGGGGGAGCATCCGTTCCTTTAAGTCAAAGCGAGACGGCCATGCAGAAAGCAAATCCGATGTACGGCAACTTATATAACTCGCTGACGCAATATTTCGGCGATCAGCCCATGACATCAGGCCCCGTCTATGTGGGTGCTTTTGTCCTTTTCCTATTCATACTGGGGTGCTTCATTGTGAAAGGGCCTCTGAAATGGGCGCTGATAGGGGCTACACTCTTCTCCATCCTTTTGGCTTGGGGAAAGAATTTCATGCCTTTGACGGACTTCTTTATAGACCACGTTCCGATGTACAATAAATTCCGTGCTGTGTCGTCTATCCTTGTCATCGCTGAATTCACCATTCCTTTGCTGGCCATCTTTGCTCTGAAGCGCATATTAGACAAACCGGAAATACTGAAACTCAACAGGAAGGCGTTGGGCATCAGTGTGGCTCTCACAGCCGGCATAGCTCTGCTGCTGGCCGTAGCCCCGGGTAGTTTCAGTTCAGGCTATGTATCTGTTCAGGAAGCGCAGATGTTGCAAAATGCCGTCGACCGAAACATGATACCCGCCGATGCGCTGTCCGGCATTCTTGCCAATCTGGGGGAAATGCGTGCTGCACTTGTCAGTTCCGATGCGCTGCGAAGCTTTATCATCATTGCCATCGGTTGCGGTCTGCTATGGCTTTACGTTGCGGGCAAGATGCGCAGTTCGTTGATTGTAGCAGGCATCGCCTTACTCTGTCTGTGCGATATGTGGAGCGTCAACAAACGATACCTGCACGACGAACAGTTTGTTTCCCGGTCTGTCCAAACGGAAACTTTCAAGAAGACGAAAGCGGACGAACTGATTCTGCAAGACGATGCTCCGGACTATCGTGTACTGAACTTCGCAAGCAATACTTTCAATGAAAACAATACTTCCTATTGGCATAAGAGCGTCGGTGGATACCATGCCGCCAAACTACGTCGCTATCAGGAGATGATAGAGCATCACATTTCTCCGGAGATGCAGGCCGCTTATAGCGCTATTGCCTCTGCAGGGGGCAAGATGGACAGTGTGGATGCCGACAAGTTCCGAGTCTTGAATATGCTGAATACAAAATACTTCATCCTTCCCGCAGGACAACAGGGACAAACGGTTCCGATTCTCAACCCCTATGCCTATGGCAATGCGTGGTTTGTGAACAAGGTGCAATACGTAAACAATGCCAATGAGGAGATAGACGCCTTGAACCATATCCTCCCTGCGGAAACCGCTGTAGTGGATGCACGCTTCAAAGAAACGTTGAAAGGCGTCACGGAAAGCTATAGGGACAGCCTTTCGACCATTGAGTTGATGAACTATGCACCGAACCGCTTGACCTACAAGAGCTATAATTCCAAAGACGGTGTTGTCGTATTCTCCGAAATCTATTATCCGGACGGATGGCATGTCACCATTGACGGGCAACCGGTGGAACAGGCACGTGCCGACTACATTCTGCGCACCATGTATGTTCCTGCCGGAGAGCATACCATCGAGATGTACTTCGACCCGGTGAGCCTGCATGTCACCGAAAGCATTGCATATGCCGCACTGGCTCTTCTCATCATAGGAGTGATGGTTGTGATTGTGAGAGCAAAGAATCTAAAAAAACTATAA
- a CDS encoding S-ribosylhomocysteine lyase: MKKIPSFTIDHIRMLRGIYVSRKDEVNGEVITTFDIRMKEPNREPALGQGALHTIEHLVATYLRNEPHWQDKIIYWGPMGCLTGNYLLMKGDLQPQDIIALMQDTFRFVAEYTGEIPGTTPEDCGNCLLHDLPMAKWEAAKYLHEVLEQMKEENMKYPER, encoded by the coding sequence ATGAAGAAGATTCCCAGTTTTACCATCGACCATATCCGTATGTTGCGCGGCATCTATGTATCACGCAAGGATGAAGTGAACGGTGAAGTAATCACCACCTTTGACATACGCATGAAAGAACCTAATCGGGAACCGGCATTGGGGCAAGGGGCACTGCACACCATCGAACATCTGGTCGCCACTTACCTGCGCAACGAACCCCATTGGCAGGACAAGATTATTTATTGGGGACCTATGGGATGCCTCACCGGCAATTACCTGCTGATGAAGGGCGACTTGCAACCTCAAGATATCATAGCCTTGATGCAGGATACATTCCGTTTTGTGGCTGAATATACAGGTGAGATTCCCGGCACCACTCCGGAAGACTGCGGCAACTGCCTGCTTCACGACCTGCCCATGGCCAAATGGGAAGCTGCCAAGTATCTGCACGAAGTGCTGGAACAGATGAAAGAGGAGAACATGAAGTATCCGGAGCGGTAA